DNA sequence from the Streptomyces canus genome:
CCCTCGACATGGTGTCCCTCTTCCCGCGCGACACCTATCGCGGTGAACCCAACGGGCTGCGCAAGGACCTGGCCGAGAAGATCGCAGCCCTGCACCCGGGCTTCGTGCGCTTCCCCGGCGGCTGCCTGGTGAACACGGGATCCATGGAGGACTACAGCGCGGCCTCCGGCTGGCAGCGCAAGCGCTCGTACCAGTGGAAGGACACCATCGGCCCGGTCGAGCAGCGCGCGACCAACTCCAACGTCTGGGGCTACAACCAGAGTTACGGGCTCGGCTACTACGAGTACTTCCGCCTCTCCGAGGACATCGGCGCCATGCCGCTGCCCGTGGTCCCCGCGCTGGTGACCGGCTGCGGTCAGAACAAGGCCGTCGTCGACGAGGCGTTGCTCAAGCGGCACATCCAGGACACCCTCGACCTCATCGAGTTCGCCAACGGCCCGGCGAGCTCCACGTGGGGCAAGGTGCGGGCGAAGATGGGCCACGCCAAGCCCTTCCGTCTCACCCACATCGAGGTCGGCAACGAGGAGAACCTGCCGAACGAGTTCTTCGCCCGGTTCAAGGAGTTTCGCGCCGCCATCCAGGCGAAGTACCCCGACATCCAGGTCATCTCCAACTCCGGCCCGGACGACTCGGGTACGACCTTCGACACGGCCTGGCAGCTCAACAAGGACGCCAAGGTCGACATGGTCGACGAGCACTACTACAACAGCCCGCAGTGGTTCCTGCAGAACAACGACCGCTACGACTCCTACGACCGCGGCGGCCCGAAGGTCTTCCTCGGCGAGTACGCCTCCCAGGGCAACACCTTCAAGAACGCCCTCACCGAGGCGGCGTTCATGACCGGCCTGGAGCGCAACGCCGACGTCGTCAAACTCGCCTCCTACGCCCCGCTGTTCGCCAACGAGGACTACGTCCAGTGGCGCCCGGACCTGATCTGGTTCAACAACCACGCCTCCTGGAACTCCGCCAACTACGAGGTCCAGAAGCTGTTCATGACCAACGTCGGCGACCGCGTGGTGCCCTCGACGGCCACCGGCACGCCCTCGCTGCTCGCCCCGATCACCGGAGCCGTGGGCCTCTCGACGTGGGCGACGACGGCGGCGTACGACGATGTGCGGGTCACCGGCGCCGACGGGAACACCCTGCTCACCGACGACTTCAGCGGTGGTGCCTCGCAGTGGACCCACACCGGCGGCGGCAGCTGGAGCGTCCAGGACGGGCAGTACGTGCAGACGGACGTGACCGCCGAGAACACCATGGTCTCGGCGGGTGACCCGTCCTGGCACGACTACGACCTGAAGGCGAAGGCCACCAAGAAGGCCGGCAAGGAGGGCTTCCTCGTCGCCTTCGGCGTCAAGGACACCGGTAACTACTACTGGTGGAACATCGGTGGCTGGAACAACACCCAGACCGCCGTCGAACAGGCCGTGGACGGCGGCAAGTCGACGCTGATCTCCAAGGCCGGATCGGTCGAGACCGGCCGTGCCTACGACATCGACGTCAAGGTGCGCGGCCGTCAGGTGACCCTCTACCTCGACGGACAGGAGTGGGGCAGCTTCACCGACGACAAGCCGGCCGAGCCGTTCCGCCAGGTGGTCACCAGGGACCAGAAGACCGGTGACCTGATCGTCAAGGTCGTCAACGCCCAGAACGCGGCGGCCCGCACGGCGATCGACCTGGGTGGTGCGAAGGTCGCGTCCAGGGCCCGGGTGACCACGCTGGCGGCCGGCCCGGACGCCGTGAACAGTGAGACGTCGACCGCGGTCGCCCCGGTGAAGTCCACCTTCGACGGGGTCGCCGGGAAGTTCTCGTACACCTTCCCGGCGAACTCGATCACCTTCCTGAGGATCAGGCAGAGGTAGCCGACGGGTCGGCGGGCTGCTGTCCGACGGGCAG
Encoded proteins:
- a CDS encoding alpha-L-arabinofuranosidase C-terminal domain-containing protein — translated: MSRTRWRLGLGATAFLVAAGLVPAPAHAEDVTDYAITVDRAARGAKIDDTMYGVFFEDINRAADGGLYAELVQNRSFEYSTADNSSYTPLTSWTVSGAGQVVNDEGRLGERNRNYLSLGAGSSVTNAGYNTGIHVEEGKKYDFSVWARADAGTALTVSLQDADGTLAIARRATVTKSGWARYKATFTATRTSSGGRLTVASSAAAALDMVSLFPRDTYRGEPNGLRKDLAEKIAALHPGFVRFPGGCLVNTGSMEDYSAASGWQRKRSYQWKDTIGPVEQRATNSNVWGYNQSYGLGYYEYFRLSEDIGAMPLPVVPALVTGCGQNKAVVDEALLKRHIQDTLDLIEFANGPASSTWGKVRAKMGHAKPFRLTHIEVGNEENLPNEFFARFKEFRAAIQAKYPDIQVISNSGPDDSGTTFDTAWQLNKDAKVDMVDEHYYNSPQWFLQNNDRYDSYDRGGPKVFLGEYASQGNTFKNALTEAAFMTGLERNADVVKLASYAPLFANEDYVQWRPDLIWFNNHASWNSANYEVQKLFMTNVGDRVVPSTATGTPSLLAPITGAVGLSTWATTAAYDDVRVTGADGNTLLTDDFSGGASQWTHTGGGSWSVQDGQYVQTDVTAENTMVSAGDPSWHDYDLKAKATKKAGKEGFLVAFGVKDTGNYYWWNIGGWNNTQTAVEQAVDGGKSTLISKAGSVETGRAYDIDVKVRGRQVTLYLDGQEWGSFTDDKPAEPFRQVVTRDQKTGDLIVKVVNAQNAAARTAIDLGGAKVASRARVTTLAAGPDAVNSETSTAVAPVKSTFDGVAGKFSYTFPANSITFLRIRQR